One window of the Amycolatopsis mediterranei genome contains the following:
- a CDS encoding TAXI family TRAP transporter solute-binding subunit — protein MTSSRRTRGLAIAAVLLLVLTACTAGFGHLKLRIAAGNSGGVYYKLAQPLATAWQADLDIDRPEVLQTQGSPDNVTKVLTGQADIAFVAADVAADSYHAHPGFAALARIHDDYLHVVVRADSDIRSVSQLSGHRIAIGSPQSGVEYIAKWLLQVLGLPDSVSTISRGLDDSVRALLNHEVDAFFWSGGLPTPKLAEPEIRGRLHLLDLADVMPKVQARSQVYSTATIPASTYGQLVPVTTLLVPNYLVVSKSMPDDIAEALVRGLFDARGPLVAANPAALSIDVHPGIETQPIPLHPGALRYYRAQKT, from the coding sequence GTGACCAGCAGCAGGCGGACGCGTGGGCTAGCGATCGCCGCCGTCCTCCTGCTGGTGCTCACCGCCTGCACGGCCGGCTTCGGGCACCTCAAGCTGCGGATCGCCGCGGGCAACTCGGGCGGCGTCTACTACAAGCTCGCCCAGCCCCTGGCGACGGCCTGGCAGGCCGATCTGGACATCGACCGGCCGGAGGTGCTGCAGACCCAGGGCTCGCCCGACAACGTCACCAAGGTGCTCACCGGCCAGGCCGACATCGCCTTCGTCGCGGCCGACGTCGCCGCGGACAGCTACCACGCCCATCCCGGTTTCGCTGCACTCGCCCGGATCCACGACGACTACCTGCACGTCGTCGTCCGGGCCGACTCCGACATCCGGTCGGTGTCCCAGCTGAGCGGCCACCGGATCGCGATCGGCTCACCGCAATCCGGCGTCGAGTACATCGCCAAGTGGCTGCTGCAGGTGCTCGGGCTGCCGGACTCGGTCAGCACGATCAGCCGCGGCCTCGACGATTCCGTCCGCGCACTGCTGAACCACGAAGTGGACGCGTTCTTCTGGTCCGGCGGCCTGCCCACGCCGAAACTGGCGGAACCGGAAATCCGGGGCCGGCTGCACCTGCTCGACCTCGCCGACGTGATGCCGAAGGTGCAGGCACGCAGCCAGGTCTACAGCACCGCGACGATCCCGGCGAGCACGTACGGCCAGCTCGTCCCGGTGACGACGCTGCTGGTGCCGAACTACCTCGTGGTCTCGAAGTCCATGCCCGACGACATAGCGGAGGCTCTGGTCCGCGGCCTGTTCGACGCCCGCGGCCCGCTCGTGGCCGCCAACCCGGCGGCCCTGTCGATCGACGTCCACCCGGGCATCGAGACCCAGCCGATCCCGTTGCACCCGGGCGCGCTGCGGTACTACCGGGCGCAGAAAACCTAG
- a CDS encoding winged helix-turn-helix transcriptional regulator, translating into MRIRIGLRGRERIPRITDAMLSQRLKELELAGVVERVVTVARPVEVRYTLTAIGSRLGPVLDAVKAWSADWAAHQAGKPG; encoded by the coding sequence ATGCGCATCCGGATCGGCTTGCGCGGGCGTGAACGCATCCCCCGGATCACCGACGCGATGCTGTCCCAGCGGCTCAAGGAGCTCGAGCTGGCCGGCGTCGTGGAGCGGGTGGTCACGGTCGCCCGGCCGGTCGAGGTCCGGTACACGCTCACGGCCATCGGCTCGCGGCTGGGGCCGGTGCTGGACGCGGTCAAGGCGTGGAGCGCCGACTGGGCGGCTCATCAGGCGGGAAAACCCGGTTGA
- a CDS encoding phosphatase PAP2 family protein — protein sequence MTLAPLDRRTFLRWSALVPAVAAVPTVLGVPAWAEETTAFVDTYRTNVPANHTPETNAAVRILSGMQRLWRTGSTWDSGVVLDAAVLRANVRHCVAVTRHRTDADAKRAFVYDRQHQSYAAIGGLGPLADLYRSGAKAVTSITSAPDGTPPAKIDDAVPANAPAGSALGAGSHDSELGLVATLVDTVRGTYASGNPSKAAYQYPRPWRLTADSRVEDTGRTDALGFPVYRSDVVVAPQLLRQRSTTPAEDGGYPSGHTNAFHLACLALAYAVPERFQELVARAYDLADTRIVAGMHSPVDVIGGRTLATALTAATLADPENAALKAAAREQALKYFTAKTGTTADTLFARAHTGADEYGDRRANAAMVAHRATYGLPDRPTRAAMRVPKGAEVLLETRLPYLDAAQRREVLRTTAFPSGHPLLDGPELWGRLNLFAAADGYGAFDAGVRVTMDAARGGFAADDSWRNDIGGDGGLVKAGTGTLTLAGANSYRGGTRVEAGTLVAATPGALGTGDVELAGGVLRVSGLRAGGYHQTGGTLSVTAGPALLLRGEATLERGVLELRIDGACPWHEVDVLCARRLRGRFSAIRTDRPGYRVVPRYTSTGLSVRILREFS from the coding sequence TTGACCCTTGCGCCCCTGGACCGGCGGACCTTCCTGCGCTGGTCCGCGCTCGTCCCCGCCGTCGCCGCCGTGCCCACCGTGCTGGGCGTGCCCGCGTGGGCGGAGGAGACGACGGCCTTCGTCGACACCTACCGCACGAACGTCCCGGCGAACCACACCCCGGAGACCAACGCCGCGGTCCGCATCCTGAGCGGGATGCAGCGGCTCTGGCGCACCGGGTCCACTTGGGACAGTGGGGTCGTGCTCGACGCGGCGGTGCTGCGCGCGAACGTCCGGCACTGCGTCGCCGTCACCCGTCACCGCACCGATGCCGACGCCAAGCGCGCCTTCGTCTACGACCGCCAGCACCAGTCCTACGCCGCGATCGGCGGCCTCGGCCCGCTCGCCGACCTCTACCGCAGTGGCGCCAAGGCCGTCACGAGCATCACCTCCGCGCCCGACGGCACACCGCCGGCCAAGATCGACGACGCCGTCCCGGCCAACGCCCCGGCGGGCTCGGCGCTCGGCGCCGGATCGCACGACTCGGAACTCGGCCTGGTGGCCACCCTCGTCGACACCGTCCGCGGCACCTACGCCTCGGGCAACCCCAGCAAGGCCGCCTACCAGTACCCGCGGCCGTGGCGGCTGACCGCCGACAGCCGGGTCGAGGACACCGGCCGGACCGACGCGCTCGGGTTCCCGGTCTACCGCTCCGACGTCGTCGTCGCGCCGCAGCTGCTGCGCCAGCGCAGCACGACCCCGGCCGAAGACGGCGGATACCCCAGCGGCCACACCAACGCCTTCCACCTGGCCTGCCTCGCACTGGCCTACGCGGTCCCGGAGCGGTTCCAGGAATTGGTGGCACGGGCCTACGACCTGGCCGACACCCGGATCGTCGCCGGGATGCACTCGCCGGTGGACGTGATCGGCGGCCGGACCCTGGCCACCGCGCTCACCGCGGCAACGCTCGCCGACCCGGAGAACGCGGCGCTCAAGGCAGCGGCGCGCGAGCAGGCGCTGAAGTACTTCACCGCGAAGACCGGCACGACGGCCGACACGCTCTTCGCCCGGGCGCACACCGGCGCCGACGAATACGGCGACCGCCGCGCCAACGCCGCGATGGTCGCGCACCGGGCGACCTACGGGCTGCCGGACCGGCCCACCCGCGCCGCGATGCGGGTGCCGAAGGGTGCCGAGGTGCTCCTGGAGACGCGGCTGCCGTACCTCGACGCGGCGCAGCGGCGGGAAGTCCTGCGCACGACGGCGTTCCCGAGTGGACACCCGCTGCTCGACGGCCCCGAGCTCTGGGGACGGCTGAACCTCTTCGCCGCGGCCGACGGCTACGGCGCGTTCGACGCCGGCGTCCGCGTCACGATGGACGCCGCCCGCGGCGGGTTCGCCGCGGATGACAGCTGGCGCAACGACATCGGCGGCGACGGCGGGCTCGTCAAGGCGGGCACCGGGACGCTGACGCTCGCCGGGGCCAACAGCTACCGCGGCGGCACCCGCGTCGAAGCGGGCACGCTGGTCGCGGCGACGCCGGGCGCGCTGGGCACCGGCGACGTCGAACTCGCCGGCGGTGTGCTGCGCGTGTCCGGTCTCCGGGCCGGCGGCTACCACCAGACCGGCGGCACGCTGTCCGTCACCGCCGGACCGGCGCTGCTCCTGCGCGGCGAGGCCACGCTGGAGCGCGGCGTCCTGGAGCTCCGGATCGACGGCGCCTGCCCGTGGCACGAGGTCGACGTGCTGTGCGCGCGGCGGCTGCGCGGCCGGTTCTCCGCCATCCGAACCGACCGCCCGGGCTACCGGGTGGTTCCGCGGTACACGTCCACCGGTTTGTCCGTCCGAATCCTGCGGGAGTTCTCGTGA
- a CDS encoding jacalin-like lectin, with protein MKKRLAALVLAAALSTVVSPAAAHAADGSGSFSVLSYNVAGLPESISSAPTPRDPATTAIGQRIAPYDIVHVEEDFNYHAKLYAADNHPYRTPTSGGAGIGSGLNTLSSLPYDTDDFERVHWTSCQVDSGDCLTPKGFTFMRVRLAEGMYVDFYNAHTNAGTNDGDEASRASNLAQLTAFIKSHSAGNAVVVMGDTNTRYTRAADTIAGFASDNGLTDAWVKLVRGGVAPAPGSPALLCEPVVTNDCEIVDKVLYRSSNLVSLDATFYNNEHAKFLDDSGKMLSDHDPITVRFTWTRNPALRLSEQYGGPHGDYFTDVATVPAGARVRTLSLRSGSRVDQVGVTLENGTTLTHGGTGGTAASLTLGTGEYLTTATLCQGKYSGTTRIFSARFTTNLGHVLAGGSTTGDCVTRTAPDGWQIAGFHGRAGDEVDKVGFVYTQR; from the coding sequence GTGAAGAAACGCCTGGCCGCGCTGGTGCTCGCCGCCGCGTTGTCCACAGTGGTCAGTCCGGCGGCCGCGCACGCCGCCGACGGCAGCGGCAGCTTTTCGGTACTGAGCTACAACGTCGCCGGCCTGCCCGAGAGCATCTCGAGCGCGCCGACGCCGCGTGACCCCGCGACGACGGCGATCGGGCAGCGGATCGCTCCCTACGACATCGTGCACGTCGAAGAGGACTTCAACTACCACGCCAAGCTCTACGCCGCCGACAACCACCCGTACCGCACGCCGACCAGCGGCGGCGCGGGGATCGGCAGCGGGCTCAACACGCTGTCGTCGCTGCCCTACGACACCGACGACTTCGAGCGCGTCCACTGGACGTCCTGCCAGGTCGACTCCGGGGACTGCCTGACCCCGAAGGGCTTCACCTTCATGCGGGTGCGGCTGGCCGAGGGCATGTACGTCGACTTCTACAACGCGCACACCAACGCCGGGACGAACGACGGCGACGAGGCTTCGCGCGCGTCAAACCTGGCGCAGCTGACCGCGTTCATCAAGTCGCACTCGGCGGGCAACGCGGTGGTCGTCATGGGCGACACCAACACGCGCTACACCCGCGCGGCCGACACGATCGCCGGGTTCGCCTCGGACAACGGCCTCACCGACGCGTGGGTGAAGCTCGTGCGCGGCGGGGTCGCCCCGGCGCCCGGCAGCCCGGCGCTGCTGTGCGAACCGGTGGTCACCAACGACTGCGAGATCGTCGACAAGGTCCTCTACCGCAGCAGCAACCTCGTGTCGCTCGACGCGACCTTCTACAACAACGAACACGCGAAGTTCCTCGACGACTCCGGCAAGATGCTGTCCGACCACGACCCGATCACCGTGCGGTTCACCTGGACGCGCAACCCGGCGCTGCGGCTGTCGGAGCAGTACGGCGGCCCACACGGCGACTACTTCACCGACGTCGCCACGGTGCCCGCGGGCGCCCGGGTGCGGACGCTCTCGCTGCGCAGCGGCTCCCGCGTCGACCAGGTCGGGGTGACCCTGGAGAACGGCACCACCCTGACCCACGGCGGCACGGGCGGGACGGCGGCGTCGCTCACGCTCGGCACCGGCGAGTACCTCACGACGGCGACCCTGTGCCAGGGCAAGTACAGCGGCACGACGCGGATCTTCTCGGCCCGGTTCACCACCAACCTCGGCCACGTGCTCGCCGGCGGTTCGACGACCGGCGACTGCGTCACCCGCACGGCCCCGGACGGCTGGCAGATCGCCGGCTTCCACGGCCGCGCCGGCGACGAGGTCGACAAGGTGGGCTTCGTCTACACGCAGCGGTAG
- a CDS encoding protein kinase domain-containing protein, with product MAREGTLIGDRYRLLGPAGQGAVVWHAQDERLDRIVAVKPLFDEPAPAIPVQRGAICDVVDEDSTTYLVLEYPGARTLTELLDEHGTLAPGLVARFGAQLAAVLAAAHDEGVLHAAVDPDHVVVSAEGHAAIVAGAGGCGARAYLAPEVLDGGFPDFPSEVFSLGATLYAALAGRTHELEQAPHPVTEAVLQLLHPSPTARPTMAVAEELLSAFLPRRPGSRPDGGARRAAAGDYRCV from the coding sequence GTGGCGCGCGAAGGCACACTGATCGGCGACCGGTACCGCCTGCTCGGCCCGGCTGGGCAGGGCGCGGTGGTCTGGCACGCCCAGGACGAACGGCTCGACCGGATCGTCGCCGTCAAGCCGTTGTTCGACGAACCAGCGCCGGCGATCCCCGTGCAGCGGGGCGCCATCTGTGACGTCGTCGACGAGGACAGCACCACCTACCTGGTGCTCGAATACCCAGGCGCGCGGACGCTGACCGAGCTGCTCGACGAGCACGGCACGCTGGCACCCGGTCTCGTCGCGCGGTTCGGCGCCCAGCTGGCCGCGGTCCTGGCGGCCGCGCACGACGAGGGTGTCCTGCACGCCGCCGTCGATCCGGACCACGTCGTCGTCTCGGCCGAGGGCCACGCCGCGATCGTGGCCGGGGCGGGCGGCTGCGGGGCGCGCGCCTACCTCGCCCCCGAGGTGCTCGACGGGGGCTTCCCCGACTTCCCGTCGGAGGTGTTCTCGCTCGGTGCCACCCTCTACGCCGCCCTCGCGGGCCGGACCCACGAGCTCGAACAGGCGCCCCACCCGGTCACCGAGGCCGTGCTCCAGCTGCTGCACCCCTCCCCGACGGCCCGGCCCACGATGGCGGTGGCCGAAGAGCTGCTGAGCGCGTTCTTGCCCCGCCGTCCGGGCTCGCGGCCGGACGGCGGGGCAAGGCGTGCTGCCGCGGGCGACTACCGCTGCGTGTAG
- a CDS encoding RICIN domain-containing protein, with protein sequence MLRRRSAVLSLLVLVTLLLAAPGAQAAPVTVTNGSQFTDPAGALVHAHGGGMLKVGAYYYWFGENRNADDTFRAVSVYRSTDLKTWEFRNDVLTQSSAAELGRVKIERPKVVYNSSTGQYVMWMHKENGDDYAEARAAVATSSTVDGGYTYRGSFRPLGVHMSRDITLFKDDDGTAYMASAARENADLNVYRLTADYTGVAALVQTLWPGSYREAPAMFKRNGVYFLLTSAATGWQPNQQKYATATSVTGTWSGLTNVGDSTGFGSQTAYVLPVAGSQATSYLYLGDRWAGAWSRPVNESRYVWLPLGFPGATTMSLSWSPKVSIDAATGVVAGVGTGSAYESLVARHSGKCADVPGSAKDDGTAVKQYSCNGGWNQHWSVLDLGNGYASLIARHSGKCLDVSDASTADGAAAIQWACNGGTNQQWQLQAADGGYVRIVARHSGKCLDVVSASTADGAALKQYPCTGVTNQQWLRRAA encoded by the coding sequence ATGCTACGACGACGTAGCGCGGTCTTGTCCTTGCTCGTGCTCGTCACCCTGCTGCTCGCCGCGCCCGGTGCGCAGGCCGCGCCGGTGACGGTGACCAACGGGAGCCAGTTCACCGACCCGGCAGGCGCCCTGGTGCACGCCCACGGCGGCGGGATGCTCAAAGTGGGCGCGTACTACTACTGGTTCGGCGAGAACCGCAACGCCGACGACACCTTCCGCGCCGTCTCGGTCTACCGCTCGACCGACCTGAAGACGTGGGAATTCCGCAACGACGTGCTGACGCAGTCGTCGGCGGCCGAGCTGGGCCGGGTGAAGATCGAACGGCCGAAGGTGGTCTACAACAGCTCGACCGGGCAGTACGTGATGTGGATGCACAAGGAGAACGGCGACGACTACGCCGAAGCACGCGCGGCCGTGGCCACCTCCTCGACGGTCGACGGCGGCTACACCTACCGCGGCAGCTTCCGCCCGCTCGGCGTCCACATGTCCCGGGACATCACGCTGTTCAAGGACGACGACGGAACCGCGTACATGGCCTCCGCGGCCCGAGAGAACGCCGACCTCAACGTCTACCGGCTCACCGCCGACTACACCGGCGTCGCCGCGCTGGTGCAGACGCTGTGGCCCGGCTCGTACCGCGAGGCGCCGGCGATGTTCAAGCGCAACGGCGTCTACTTCCTGCTCACCTCGGCGGCGACCGGCTGGCAGCCGAACCAGCAGAAGTACGCGACGGCCACCAGCGTCACGGGGACCTGGAGCGGGTTGACGAACGTCGGGGACTCCACCGGATTCGGCAGTCAGACCGCGTACGTGCTGCCCGTGGCGGGTTCGCAGGCGACCTCCTACCTCTACCTGGGTGACCGCTGGGCGGGTGCCTGGAGCCGTCCGGTCAACGAGTCGAGGTACGTCTGGCTGCCGCTGGGTTTTCCCGGTGCCACCACGATGTCGCTGAGCTGGTCCCCGAAGGTGAGCATCGACGCGGCGACGGGCGTGGTCGCCGGTGTCGGCACCGGCAGCGCGTACGAATCGCTGGTCGCCCGGCACAGTGGCAAGTGCGCGGACGTCCCGGGTTCGGCGAAGGACGACGGCACGGCGGTGAAGCAGTATTCGTGCAACGGCGGCTGGAACCAGCACTGGAGCGTGCTCGACCTCGGCAACGGGTACGCCAGCCTGATCGCGCGGCACAGCGGGAAGTGCCTCGACGTCTCGGACGCCTCCACCGCGGACGGTGCCGCGGCGATCCAGTGGGCGTGCAACGGCGGCACGAACCAGCAGTGGCAGCTCCAGGCCGCCGACGGCGGGTACGTCCGCATCGTGGCCCGCCACAGTGGAAAGTGCCTGGACGTCGTCTCCGCGTCGACGGCCGACGGCGCCGCCCTCAAGCAGTACCCGTGTACCGGCGTGACGAACCAGCAGTGGCTCCGGCGGGCGGCCTGA
- a CDS encoding cellulase family glycosylhydrolase yields MRLLVALLTAVAMTSGVVASAVAEDVPQHRLTVRGSAFVDEYGREVVLRGFNVSGETKLAENGFLPFATAADARRSAQSMRALTGANAVRFPIAWAGTQPVRGPVDTRYLAALTDQLKAFLDEGFTVLPDFHQDLFSRYLFNRGSWYTGDGAPKWVVDLGGYPAESCGICAHWGQNITQNGAVQDATKDFWHNARGVQDEFVGQAVQTMSYLRTNLSAAQFAGVAGMDPYNEPFAGRYDQGQDSKAWEQNVLWPFFERFREAMDSAGWQDKPAFVEPNMFWNANISFQLHPGGFQDTGVLGPRYVFNTHFYDQLAQSGVFLPGKAGDGQYSASFGTVRDRAAALGTTAIVTEFGHPMTGYTSDKTPTVDKAMYQALDSRVAGANWWRKPADSGPVLSATQWQWDIYSGRHHELMNDNPDKVKTDGDAWNGEDFSSARTADDGTVQLRQDARLLDRLYPAAVAGHTLAFTYEDRSRDGSQTLTWNQIPSTMPATAALTGTGRYGVLVWQGTDAGAPTELHVPSGMTPTVVTDLASVTRVGDRLRLPATPGLHYALIAEPAAAPSAAQLAAVRAELAAWAPTAVR; encoded by the coding sequence ATGCGCCTGCTCGTGGCTTTGCTCACCGCCGTGGCGATGACGTCCGGCGTCGTCGCCTCCGCCGTCGCCGAGGATGTCCCGCAGCACCGGCTGACCGTACGCGGCTCGGCGTTCGTCGACGAGTACGGCCGCGAAGTGGTCTTGCGCGGCTTCAACGTTTCGGGGGAGACGAAGCTGGCGGAAAACGGTTTCTTGCCGTTCGCCACCGCGGCCGACGCGCGCCGCTCGGCCCAGTCGATGCGGGCGCTCACCGGCGCGAACGCCGTGCGCTTCCCGATCGCGTGGGCCGGGACGCAGCCGGTGCGCGGGCCGGTGGACACCCGGTACCTGGCCGCGCTGACCGACCAGCTGAAGGCGTTCCTGGACGAGGGGTTCACCGTCCTGCCCGACTTCCACCAGGACCTGTTCTCCCGCTACCTGTTCAACCGCGGCAGCTGGTACACCGGCGACGGCGCGCCGAAGTGGGTCGTCGACCTCGGTGGCTACCCCGCGGAGAGCTGCGGCATCTGCGCCCACTGGGGCCAGAACATCACCCAGAACGGCGCGGTCCAGGACGCCACGAAGGACTTCTGGCACAACGCCCGCGGCGTCCAGGACGAGTTCGTGGGCCAGGCCGTCCAGACGATGTCCTACCTGCGGACGAACCTGAGTGCCGCGCAGTTCGCCGGTGTCGCGGGTATGGACCCGTACAACGAGCCCTTCGCCGGGCGGTACGACCAGGGCCAGGACAGCAAGGCGTGGGAACAGAACGTGTTGTGGCCGTTCTTCGAGCGGTTCCGCGAAGCGATGGATTCCGCCGGCTGGCAGGACAAACCCGCGTTCGTCGAGCCGAACATGTTCTGGAACGCCAACATCTCCTTCCAGCTGCACCCCGGTGGCTTCCAGGACACCGGCGTGCTGGGTCCGCGGTACGTGTTCAACACGCACTTCTACGACCAGCTCGCGCAGTCCGGCGTGTTCCTGCCGGGCAAGGCGGGCGACGGCCAGTACAGCGCGAGCTTCGGCACGGTCCGGGACCGCGCGGCCGCGCTGGGCACGACGGCGATCGTCACCGAGTTCGGCCACCCGATGACCGGCTACACCTCGGACAAGACCCCGACGGTGGACAAGGCGATGTACCAGGCCTTGGACTCGCGCGTGGCCGGCGCGAACTGGTGGCGCAAGCCGGCGGACTCGGGTCCGGTGCTGTCGGCGACGCAGTGGCAGTGGGACATCTACAGCGGCCGCCACCACGAGCTGATGAACGACAACCCGGACAAGGTCAAGACGGACGGCGACGCCTGGAACGGCGAGGACTTCTCGTCAGCCCGCACGGCGGACGACGGCACCGTCCAGCTCCGCCAGGACGCGCGCCTGCTCGACCGCCTCTACCCGGCGGCCGTCGCGGGGCACACGCTGGCGTTCACCTACGAGGACCGCTCGCGTGACGGCAGCCAAACGCTGACGTGGAACCAGATCCCGTCGACGATGCCGGCGACCGCGGCGTTGACCGGCACCGGCCGGTACGGCGTCCTGGTGTGGCAGGGAACCGACGCGGGGGCACCGACGGAACTCCACGTGCCGTCGGGAATGACACCGACGGTGGTGACGGACCTGGCCTCGGTCACCCGGGTGGGCGACCGCCTGCGCCTGCCCGCGACGCCGGGTCTGCACTACGCGCTGATCGCGGAACCGGCGGCGGCGCCGAGCGCGGCCCAGCTGGCCGCGGTTCGCGCGGAACTCGCGGCCTGGGCGCCCACTGCCGTGAGGTGA
- a CDS encoding TetR/AcrR family transcriptional regulator codes for MAKRAPRRTDGLSKEVIVQAAAAILDDGGEAALTFRALTARLSTGYGAIYHHVANKSDLLAAATDAVIARVMGDAVVEAEPREALRTVSLGLFDAIDAHPWVGAQLSREPWRPALLEVYERIGGLLEALEVPERALFDAAGALVNYVLGVAGQNAANARLLTDGEGDRAAFLATVSAQWESLAPEKYPFVHKAAAHLREHDDREQFLAGVDLFLAGVATLR; via the coding sequence ATGGCGAAACGGGCCCCACGGCGCACGGACGGGCTGTCCAAGGAAGTGATCGTGCAGGCGGCGGCCGCGATCCTGGACGACGGCGGCGAGGCCGCGCTGACGTTCCGCGCGCTCACCGCCCGCCTGTCGACCGGCTACGGCGCGATCTACCACCACGTCGCGAACAAGAGCGACCTCCTCGCGGCGGCGACCGACGCCGTCATCGCCCGCGTCATGGGCGACGCGGTCGTCGAGGCGGAGCCGCGGGAAGCGCTGCGCACGGTGTCGCTGGGCCTGTTCGACGCGATCGACGCCCACCCCTGGGTCGGCGCCCAGCTGTCCCGGGAGCCGTGGCGGCCCGCGCTCCTGGAGGTCTACGAGCGCATCGGCGGGCTGCTCGAGGCGCTCGAAGTGCCCGAGCGGGCGTTGTTCGACGCCGCGGGCGCGCTCGTCAACTACGTGCTCGGCGTCGCCGGGCAGAACGCCGCCAACGCCCGGCTCCTCACCGACGGCGAGGGGGACCGGGCGGCCTTTCTGGCCACCGTTTCCGCACAGTGGGAGTCACTCGCCCCGGAGAAGTACCCGTTCGTGCACAAGGCCGCCGCGCACCTGCGCGAGCACGACGACCGCGAACAGTTCCTCGCGGGCGTCGACCTCTTCCTGGCCGGTGTCGCCACCCTTCGCTAA
- a CDS encoding FAD-dependent oxidoreductase — protein sequence MTVTIIGAGLGGLVLARVLHLHGIPVEVYEAEASPAARRQGGMLDIHPWNGQPALEAAGLTEGFRELVLPGRESTRVVDRHGTVLLDQPDDGTGERPEVQRGELRQLLLDSLPPGTVHWGHKVTGVRALGDGGHEVTLADGTTIGTNLLVGADGAWSKVRPLLSAATPEYVGVTVVETFLFDGDARHPAVAKAVGEGALYALASGKGIVAHRESGGTLHTYAQLFKPQDWLDGADAATVTARVAGEFDGWAPELTALLTESDTPPVLRRLGTLPAGHRWDRVPGVTLLGDAAHLMPPNGEGANLAMLDGAELGQALAAHPGDVETALAGFERAMFARAAAEAEDVDIYAIMFGADAPHSMVAMLTDAGE from the coding sequence ATGACTGTCACGATCATCGGAGCCGGCCTCGGCGGCCTCGTCCTGGCCCGCGTCCTGCACCTGCACGGCATCCCGGTCGAGGTGTACGAGGCCGAAGCCTCCCCGGCCGCCCGCCGCCAGGGCGGCATGCTCGACATCCACCCGTGGAACGGCCAGCCGGCGCTCGAGGCGGCCGGCCTGACCGAAGGGTTCCGCGAGCTCGTCCTGCCGGGCCGTGAGTCCACCCGCGTCGTCGACCGCCACGGCACCGTGCTGCTCGACCAGCCCGACGACGGCACCGGCGAACGTCCCGAAGTGCAGCGCGGCGAGCTGCGGCAGCTGCTGCTCGATTCGCTGCCGCCCGGCACCGTCCACTGGGGACACAAGGTCACCGGGGTGCGGGCGCTCGGCGACGGCGGCCACGAGGTAACCCTGGCCGACGGCACCACGATCGGCACGAACCTGCTGGTGGGTGCGGACGGCGCCTGGTCGAAAGTCCGTCCGCTGCTCTCCGCGGCCACGCCGGAATACGTCGGCGTGACGGTCGTCGAGACGTTCCTCTTCGACGGCGACGCCCGCCATCCCGCCGTAGCGAAGGCGGTCGGCGAGGGTGCGCTTTACGCACTCGCGTCGGGCAAGGGAATCGTGGCCCACCGCGAGAGCGGCGGGACGCTGCACACCTACGCGCAGCTGTTCAAGCCCCAGGACTGGCTTGACGGCGCCGACGCGGCGACCGTGACGGCCCGGGTCGCCGGGGAGTTCGACGGCTGGGCCCCCGAGCTGACCGCCTTGCTCACCGAAAGCGACACCCCGCCGGTCCTGCGCCGCCTCGGCACGCTGCCGGCCGGGCACCGCTGGGACCGCGTGCCGGGGGTGACCCTGCTCGGCGACGCGGCCCACCTGATGCCCCCGAACGGCGAAGGGGCCAACCTGGCCATGCTGGACGGTGCCGAACTCGGTCAGGCCCTGGCGGCCCACCCCGGTGACGTGGAGACGGCGCTGGCCGGGTTCGAGCGGGCCATGTTCGCGCGTGCCGCGGCGGAAGCGGAGGACGTGGACATCTACGCGATCATGTTCGGCGCCGACGCGCCCCACAGCATGGTCGCCATGTTGACCGACGCCGGGGAGTAG
- a CDS encoding TetR/AcrR family transcriptional regulator translates to MLVWERPEPANRPAPAPLSRDLIVRTAVELADEAGLDAVSLRKLAAVLDVGPMRLYGYIDTKDELLDLMVDAVHAEIRPSGAGWREVLTSVAEATRQAASRHEWFADLIGGRPQLGPNALARGEAVLAALDGVDVDVVMPVAAAVDAYVIGAVRREIAERRAERASGQDQRQWQRTHGPYLERMFATGRFPALETVVRDATHLDADETFRLGLGFLLDGIGAGISAG, encoded by the coding sequence ATGTTGGTGTGGGAACGACCGGAGCCGGCGAACCGGCCGGCGCCGGCCCCGCTGAGCCGGGACCTGATCGTCCGCACAGCGGTGGAGCTGGCCGACGAAGCCGGCCTGGACGCGGTGTCGCTGCGCAAGCTCGCCGCCGTCCTGGACGTCGGGCCGATGCGGCTGTACGGCTACATCGACACGAAGGACGAGCTGCTCGACCTGATGGTCGACGCCGTCCACGCCGAGATCCGGCCGTCCGGGGCCGGGTGGCGCGAAGTGCTGACTTCGGTGGCCGAGGCCACCCGGCAGGCCGCGTCCCGGCACGAGTGGTTCGCCGACCTGATCGGCGGCCGGCCCCAGCTCGGCCCGAACGCGCTGGCCAGGGGCGAGGCGGTGCTGGCCGCGCTGGACGGCGTCGACGTCGACGTGGTCATGCCGGTGGCCGCCGCCGTCGACGCGTACGTGATCGGGGCGGTCCGCCGGGAAATCGCCGAACGGCGGGCCGAGCGCGCCAGCGGGCAGGACCAGCGGCAGTGGCAGCGCACCCACGGGCCCTACCTGGAGCGGATGTTCGCCACCGGCCGCTTCCCCGCACTGGAGACGGTCGTGCGCGACGCCACCCACCTCGACGCCGACGAGACCTTCCGCCTCGGCCTCGGCTTCCTCCTCGACGGCATCGGGGCCGGCATCTCCGCCGGGTAG